The genomic window TCCTCTAAAATTCAGATTGAAGTTTTTTCCAGTCAGTGAAATGGGCTTCAATCGCTCAGAAGTTATAAGAATCAGTTCTTCTTTGGCCAACCAAATTTATAAAGCTCCAACTCAATTTGGACCATATTACTTCACAGCAATCCCATACTTTGCAAGTATGCATACTGCATAGAATTATATTCTCTTTTATTTGATATGTCTCCAAGTCTCACGTAACTTGTCCATTTCAGTCCCAAGCGGTAAAAAATCCTCAATGCGCAAAGGTGTAATAATTGGAATAGCAATTGCTGGCTTTGTCCTTATTGTCGGTCTTGTTCTGGTAGCAATATATGCTCTACGGCAGAAGAAAATAGCCAAGGAGGCAGTAGAGCGGACTACCAATCCATTTGGTAATCATTTATTTTGTCGCATCCATAAATAAATGTCCAACTTGAATAAGCTAGTAATTTTTAGTTCTCTACACATGGCAGAAAAAAAAAGCAAGATAATCATAAGCATTTAAAAGTGTCATAACATGTTTGCTAATTTGATCTTGTTAATATTTTGATACCACAGCATCATGGGGAGCAGGTGGTAAAGATAACGGAGACGTACCACAATTGAAAGGAGCAAGATATTTTGTATTTGAGGAACTGAAGAAATGCACCAATAATTTCTCAGAAACTCATGAGATAGGATCTGGAGGATATGGAAAggtaactgatttctttgctcgcATATCTAGACATAAGTAaacgatgcccccccccccccccccccccccccccccccatctaaTGTCATATTTATATGTTTAAAGGTTTACAAAGGAAAGATTGCAAATGGACAAATAGCTGCAATAAAACGCGCACAGCAAGGATCCATGCAAGGTGCAGCTGAGTTCAAGAATGAGATTGAACTCCTGTCCAGAGTGCATCACAAGAACCTAGTGAGCTTAGTAGGTTTCTGCTATGAACAAGGGGAGCAGATGTTGGTTTATGAGTATATTTCCAATGGGACACTCAGGGACAACTTGATGGGTATACTCTCTTCATCTTTACAACTATCTCCTAAACAAGGACATACGATTTAACCATTGCTAATCTTCAGGTAAAGGAGGGATACAGTTGGATTGGATGAAGCGACTTAAGATCGCAATTGGGTCTGCTAAAGGCCTGGCATACCTTCATGAACTTGCTAATCCACCAATTATTCACAgagatataaaatcaaccaatatACTTTTGGACGAAAGTTTAACTGCAAAGGTAGCTGATTTTGGTCTTTCGAAGCTAGTGTCTGACACACAAAAGGGACATGTTTCTACCCAAGTGAAGGGAACATTGGTAAGTGATTCTGAGAATTAAAAGTGCATAGTTTCTTTCGGGAAAACAAGATTTCTTGCTAATTTATCTTTTATATCGAAATACTAGGGTTATTTGGATCCTGAGTACTACATGACTCAACAGCTCTCCGAGAAGAGTGATGTCTATAGCTTCGGAGTTGTCATGCTAGAGCTATTAACTTCCAGGCAGCCCATAGAGAAGGGTAAGTACATTGTGCGTGAGATCAGGACCGCAATAGACCAGTATGATCAAGAGTACTATGGCTTGAAGAGCCTAATTGATCCAGCAATCAGGGATTCAGCTAAATTAGTTGGCTTCAGGAGATTCGTTCAATTGGCTATGGAATGTGTAGAAGAATCTGCTGCTGACCGCCCGACAATGAATGATGTGGTCAAGGAACTTGAGACCATTTTACAGAATGAAGGGGGTCCGTTGTTAAATTCAGCATCTTTGTCAACTGAACATTTTGGAGATGCAACAGGTAGAGGCCAAGAGGAACACTCTCCTATGAAAgatgacagcagcagcagcagtgcttTTGATTACAATAGTGTATATTCATACTCAGCTGTTGAACCAAAGTAGGAACTATGTATTGGTTCTTGCTTATCTCTACTCATTGTTTTTGGTGCATGGTCCAAGTGAATAGGACACAAGACATTTATTgtacaatattcattttcctatctgttgatataaccgaggtggaatatgttaTAAGCACGCACTAGCAAATTGCTTTCTTAAGATGTGACAGAGAGAATGATCTATCGATAATACCATAACATTCATGACCTGTTCTTTTTCTATCGATAACCTAAAATTAAAATCAATGATACTCCCtctatataagagcgtttagatcactactttagtgatctaaacactcttatatttctttacagagggagtatctgcTAAAGGGAAGAACACATTGTGCATCTCCAGCATACAGTTCCAATCCATCATCAAGCCTAGAAACATCCTTCACTAACTTGAGTCGTTTCATCCAATTTCTGATTTGAGTAATTAGCGGATGCAATCTCAACAGTTTTTTTTAAACAACAAAATGCCATTTCACAGCATATATTTAACTATTAATGGCCACATTTTTAGTAAACTTATAGCCTCTGATTGGCCGTTGAGGTTAATGAATAACTGTGAAGTCTAAGGTCCTGTTGGAGTGAGGTCGTAAAGTGGTTGGCATTGGCGATGGTCTGCGGATATAATACAGTATTAGTGAGAAAAACAATTTAGTCAACTATATTGATGAAAAACAAAATTAGAAGACGCATTGCGATCATGTACATTGAAGCATCTTTCTTATGATTGCATAACCAGTCACAAAGATAATAGTGCCTTGATTACCATGCACCTTCACTGCACTTTTCTTATTGGAACATCAGTCAATAACTCTAGTCCCTACGTATAATGTCGCATCTGCACTCATTTGGCAAAATGGCACATCAAAAGACATGTATGCCAAATGATAAAAACACAGATATTTTACCCTGAATAAATTTAAATTAAAAGGGGCAAAACGGGGAAGTACCTTTGCACAAATAATGGAAGAGCAAACCAATGACTTTGTCACTATCAGGGCTTCCAAATCCTTGGCATTGTTATTTCAGCCCCCACCAACATATGCTGTACCAAAAGAATATAATATTATTAGCTACTTAACAAGAAAGTATATATCGGAATATAAGAATCACTTCATCACAGCGACGTTAATTTCAACCGAGAAAAGACAAGGAACAGTTGTCCCAACTCCAAAGAGCATCCCGACTTCATCGTTTAAAGGAAACAGGTTGGTTGGATGAAAGCTGTTACCTGTATCAAGCCACCAAAGATCAAAGAAAAGCCTAGACCCGTGAAGGTCCTCAGCCCGTCTAGAAAAGGTTAATAAATAACACCGACGGAACAGGCAGTAATCCTTATGCAACTTGGTTGTTTTACTTGCCCTTCGATCACCTCGAGACCATCTCTCCCTTTTGGCAACAAAACCAGCAGCTGGGCCAAGTATCATGCGGAATATGCAAACAGGTACAAATTCGGTTGACCTATTCTTGAGAAAATGTCCTTCCAAAGAGCAAGGCTTTGGCGTTCATCTTAGAATGCTCCTCCATTTGGGTTCTTGCAAAGAAGCTTTCACAAGCAGCTTTGCAGTTTGTTGCCACTCGAGTGTTTCTAAATTGTGATCCCCATAGGTAATCCCCATAGGCTCTGAGAATGGAGGCATTGAGAAAGTTTCTGCTGCTGTTGATGCTGTTGGCCAGTATACCTGTGCGACTCTGTGATACAGATCCTCAAGATGGTAACTATGATAAATCTAATTTCTGTACCTTTCTCTTCTTAGATTACTTTCATTGCAAAGATTTAGCTTGATCATATTGAAGGTGACAAGCCACACAAGTATTTAGATGAAATGTTTTCTATCTGCCATACTAGTATGAAAAATAATTTTGTTCTATCTATAAAATAGAGATGGCATTCAAGTGCATAATGCAATCGTACTATCATAAACACCATATCAAATAGTTCATTCAATATCATCTCCTTTCATGTTCTCCAAGTTCGCAAATTTTCTTATTTATCTGCATAACATTAGCATGGTGCAGAGCAACTGACAGTAAAAGGAAGATATGGCACCATGCAGATAATATAGTTTAAGTCAGTGGTCTGTAAATTCCTGAATAATAACATCAATATGCATTGTCAGTGGCTGCGCTCCAGTCTTTCATCAGTGGATGGCAGGACTTCCCATCAAACTGGAAAGCATCAAATGATCCATGTGGAACACCATGGGACGGGGTTATGTGCGACAAGGGGCGGGTGACGTCACTGTGAGTACTAAATAATGATGTTTTAATTTCACCTATCATCCAGTTAAATTTGGCATCCCTGTTTCCAGGAGGCTTTCAGGCATTATTGACGCTCAAGGCACATTAAGCAACAGCGTAGGCCAACTCAATGAGCTTGTTTATCTGTGAGTTACGTACCCTTAAAATCATTCAAGTTTATTAATCATCAATAGTAAGAGTACATTTTCTGCTTCAAATGTTGGAGTATATCAGAAGATTCTGGAGATTTTGACTGCTTAAAGAAAACATGAACATGAATTCTTTGTTTCCAGATGGTAAAGTTGCAGAGCTTATAACATTTTAACAGAGAAGATATCAGCTATACTAATAAAACAAAAACCTGACGTTACATATGTAGCAAGTTTAGAAAAAAAGAACTGGCTAATTTACCTCGATAAAATATAATATATTGTTTTTGCTCATACTTTAGGGTGCTTGCAGGGATCTCTCCTTCAACATTGGAATTGGTGGCCCACTGCCTGATGCTATCAGGAATCTCAAGAAGCTCACAACACTGTATGCCTGCATGACCATTAGCAAATCCTTATCTTGCATATTTGGGATACATCAATCACTGGCCTACCCTACTGCACTGTGCTTCTCAGGATCTTGGCTGGCTGCAGCTTCACAGGAGGCATCCAAGTATTAGGAAACTTGCCGCAGCTCTCGTTCTTGTAAGAACTATTAGACACATACAAAGCCTTAGTCATGCTCACATTATTATTAAGCTCTGCTGATACTTTGGTTGTACTAATGAGATGAATTTGCTCTGCAACAATTTCTCTGTAGGGCACTGAATTCAAACAACTTCACAGGCGGGATTCCTCCATCGTTTGGTCTACTCTCAAACCTCTTTTGGCTAGACCTGGCAGATAACCAGCTTTCTGGATCTATTCCAATTTCCTCAGGTGGTTCTCCAGGACTTGACCTACTTACACACACCAAACATTTGTAAGTCCCTCTACCATTTCTTCCTTCAGCCTGAATCAAGAATGCATGATCAATATGAAGTGTTAAGTCACTTTTTGTAACTGAAATTTAAGTCGCTTTGTTTCTCCTACCATACTGATGCTTATCTCCAATAAATCAACAGCCATTTTAACAAGAATCAGTTAAGTGGTAGTCTTGCTGGCCTCTTCAACTCTAGCATGATCCTCGAGCACATGTAAGGAAGTACCAATTTTCATTTTTAGTAGCACTACACATGTTACACTGACTACTTTGTTGAACTTCCTCAGATTATTTGACCACAATCAATTGTCTGGTCCTATCCCGCCTGAGCTTGGTGGCATCGCAACCCTCAAAATCATGTAAGTACATGGGCAATGTCTTTCTTCCAACATATTCTAGTTGCTATTGTTGAACCCCTTTGCATCCTCCATAGCCGATTAGACAGGAACAATTTCACAGGAGAAGTTCCAGCCAACATCAGCAAGCTAGACAACCTAAATCTCCTGTAAGTAGCGTGAATTGTGATAACCCGTAACCAAAAAGAATAATATATTTATCTCATGTGGTGTAATTCTTTTTCTGCAGCAATTTAGCAAACAACCAGCTGAATGGGACAATACCAGATCTCAGTAGCCTGAGCAAACTAAACGTGGTGTAAGAAACGTCTGCATTGTTTTCTGCAAACTTCTATGATGTACACTGTTCTGATCAATTTTATCTGCACACCCAGGGACTTAAGCAACAATTCGTTCGATCCATCAGTAGCACCGAACTGGTTCTCAACTTTACAGTCTCTTACTTCAGTGTGAGTAAATTAATACTGTGCACTACTGATCATCTGATGTTCCCTCACGGTAGTCATTAGTCAGTAATATGTTTCTCCCTCAATCACAATTTGTTACTTTGACACCTTAATATGCAGAGCAATAGAATCTGGAGGACTCTCCGGCCCAGTTCCCAAAAGGCTCTTCACCCTATCCAATCTGCAGCGAGTGTAATTTTCTGGCGACATGTAACAGAAACGAATTATCGTGAACATAGAAGTTTCTCATGTTTTCCTCTTTTTCGCTGATCAGACAGTATACTAAGCAATAACGCACTGAATGGAACACTAGAGATGACTGGCAACATCACCCAACAACTGAAGATCGTGAATCTCTTTAACAATCGCATATTTGCAGTCAACATAACACCAAGCTACAACAAGACCCTTGTGTGAGCAGTACCTGCATATTCCAGAACCAAGCTCTAAACATTCCCTCTGTATTCCATTAATTCACTAGCATTGCCTTTTCACCTATTCGCAGACTTGTGGGGAATCCTGTGTGCTTGGATTCAGATTCCTCGAGCCGCTCCTTTTGCAGCCTTCAGCAAGAGGGCCTGATATCATACAGCACCAATATAACGCAATGTGGTTCAACCACATGTTCCGGTGATCAAAGTCTAGACCCTGCAACTTGCAGTTGTGCCTATCCTTACACGGGCAAGATGATCTTCAGAGCGCCATTGTTCGCTGACCCGAGTGACAGAACGACTTTTCAGCAACTGGAAACTAGCCTCTGGAAAGAGCTGGGACTGCGCCCTGGTGCAGTTTTCCTTTCTGGTGTCCTTTTCAGCAGTGATGACTACCTCCAAGTTCAAGTGAGCCTCTTTCCATCAACAGGGACATCTTTCCCTACGTCAGAACTGATAAGGATTGGCTTTGCTTTTAGCAACCAAACTTATAAGCCACCAAGTATTTTTGGACCTTATTACTTCATTGGAGATACATATGTCTCATTTTCAGGTATCCAACATCATCAATGTAAATTATGTCCATATATACATAAGAAATTCACTGGTACTTCCTATCTCAGGTGGTGTTGGCAGTGGGAAATCTCAAATGAGCAAACGTGCTATAGCTGGAACTGCAGTAGGCTGCAGTTTTCTTCTGCTTGCCCTAATGTCCGGGGCGACATTTGCTATACTGAAAAAGAGAAGGCCAGAACAATCATCAGGACGAGCAAATCCATTCGGTAAGGTTCCAAAGATGTGAATTGCAATTCCAACTATGCAGCTGTCGATTCTGCCGAGACATGACACTATATATTACTAGAATTGACAAAGATTGCAGATAACTAAGTAGATACATAGCACATTATAACACAACAAAGCAATAACAACTGGGCCCTTTTTTTCTTGCAACCCCACTGTTAGGTGTCCAAGCTTATAACCGTTCATACTAATGGTTCTGACAGCAAGCGCTTAC from Triticum aestivum cultivar Chinese Spring chromosome 3B, IWGSC CS RefSeq v2.1, whole genome shotgun sequence includes these protein-coding regions:
- the LOC123065836 gene encoding leucine-rich repeat receptor protein kinase HPCA1-like gives rise to the protein MEALRKFLLLLMLLASIPVRLCDTDPQDVAALQSFISGWQDFPSNWKASNDPCGTPWDGVMCDKGRVTSLRLSGIIDAQGTLSNSVGQLNELVYLDLSFNIGIGGPLPDAIRNLKKLTTLYACMTISKSLSCIFGIHQSLAYPTALCFSGSWLAAASQEASKALNSNNFTGGIPPSFGLLSNLFWLDLADNQLSGSIPISSGGSPGLDLLTHTKHFHFNKNQLSGSLAGLFNSSMILEHILFDHNQLSGPIPPELGGIATLKIIRLDRNNFTGEVPANISKLDNLNLLNLANNQLNGTIPDLSSLSKLNVVDLSNNSFDPSVAPNWFSTLQSLTSVILSNNALNGTLEMTGNITQQLKIVNLFNNRIFAVNITPSYNKTLVLVGNPVCLDSDSSSRSFCSLQQEGLISYSTNITQCGSTTCSGDQSLDPATCSCAYPYTGKMIFRAPLFADPSDRTTFQQLETSLWKELGLRPGAVFLSGVLFSSDDYLQVQVSNIINVNYVHIYIRNSLVLPISGGVGSGKSQMSKRAIAGTAVGCSFLLLALMSGATFAILKKRRPEQSSGRANPFASWGVAQKDSGGAPQLKGARFFSFDELKNCTNNFSENHEIGSGGYGKVYKGTIEDGTGVAIKRAEYGSKQGAVEFKNEIELLSRVHHRNLVSLLGFCYEQGEQMLVYEYVSNGTLRENLQARGIYLDWKKRLRIALGSARGLAYLHELADPPIIHRDIKSTNILLDDNLKAKVADFGLSKLVADTEKGHVSTQVKGTLGYLDPEYYMTQQLSEKSDVYSFGVVMLELLSARLPITKGRYIVREFRIAIDPNEHDYYGLQGIIDPAIHDAAKSAGFRRFVQLAMECVEESASKRPTMSSVVKEIETMLQNEGLSSSSSSVTEFEHAGQATGGPYSGAVVVTGSSSSSSSISEEPSRSHRGTQH